Genomic DNA from Desulfonatronum thioautotrophicum:
CGGAAACTTGGGATGACCGGCAATTCACTGGGTCAGGGACCGGTGCGCCGCCTCGATCTTGCCGAGGAGTTCCTCGATGTCGCAGGGCTTGAGGATGTAGTCGAAGGCACCGAGCTTCATGCCCTCAATGGAGGAGTCCACGGACGCGTGTCCGGTCAGCATGATCACCGCCAGTTCCGGACGGATCTTTTTCAGCTCCGTAAGTGTCTCCAGCCCGTTCAATCCGGGCATTTTCACATCCAGAACCACGATGTCAAAGGGCGTCTGCTTGACGGACTCGATGGCCTCCAGGCCGCTACCCACGGCCGTCACGTCTTGGCCTCTCTCCGCCAGACGCTTGGACACGGTGGTGCGAAAGCGGGTTTCATCATCCACCAACAGTATTTTCGGCTTGCTCATACATCCTCCAACAGGCACATTGTTCAGGATATCGTCGGTCGAAAACAAACAATTGGAAGCCTGTGAACGTCTTTACTCTTCAGCGGCTCTCCTTCGTGACTGATCTTCATTAGCCGCAAGCCGCCGTTTTTGTCCACAGCCATGACACCCTAAATACGATCAGACCCTGTT
This window encodes:
- a CDS encoding response regulator, translated to MSKPKILLVDDETRFRTTVSKRLAERGQDVTAVGSGLEAIESVKQTPFDIVVLDVKMPGLNGLETLTELKKIRPELAVIMLTGHASVDSSIEGMKLGAFDYILKPCDIEELLGKIEAAHRSLTQ